One Paenibacillus riograndensis SBR5 DNA segment encodes these proteins:
- the cobU gene encoding bifunctional adenosylcobinamide kinase/adenosylcobinamide-phosphate guanylyltransferase, protein MSILVTGGARSGKSGFAEQLVFSLADQAVYVATGQAFDEEMKARIALHRKLREESGGAWEMLEEPLELPELLDRLSGGKAVLVDCLTLWLSNVLLAVEDQEDRQERVVRELSRLERSVASFRGTLVLVTNEVGDGIVPEYPLGRLYRDLAGRMNALLARQCGQVFLVTAGIPVELKSREYRL, encoded by the coding sequence ATGAGCATTCTTGTAACCGGTGGGGCGCGCAGCGGGAAAAGCGGTTTTGCCGAGCAGCTGGTGTTCTCCCTGGCGGATCAGGCCGTATATGTGGCTACCGGACAAGCCTTTGATGAAGAAATGAAGGCCCGGATTGCCCTGCACCGCAAGCTTCGTGAAGAGAGCGGCGGCGCATGGGAGATGCTGGAGGAGCCGCTTGAGCTGCCTGAACTCCTGGACCGCCTTTCCGGCGGCAAGGCGGTGCTTGTGGATTGCCTGACGCTGTGGCTCTCCAATGTCCTGCTGGCCGTGGAGGATCAGGAAGACAGACAGGAACGGGTGGTGCGGGAACTTTCCCGGCTGGAGCGGAGTGTAGCTTCCTTTCGCGGCACGCTGGTGCTGGTGACGAACGAGGTGGGTGACGGCATTGTGCCGGAATACCCGCTTGGCCGGCTGTACCGGGATTTGGCCGGACGGATGAATGCGCTGCTGGCCCGGCAGTGCGGGCAGGTTTTTCTGGTTACTGCCGGGATTCCGGTTGAGCTGAAGAGCCGGGAGTACCGGTTATGA
- the cobS gene encoding adenosylcobinamide-GDP ribazoletransferase: MSVRGDAAAAFQFLSRFPVKGGGDFSRELLQRSVVYYPAVGAAIGLSAALGAGVAAWLLPAWPAAIITLILWVWLTGGLHLDGWMDCADGLLSYRTRERMLEIMKDSRIGAMGVLACMLLLLLKASLLAAFLEGGSWTELPLLLLPPVWSRWYMVRVMVRYPLARGDDGLAASFKGVPARQERRTLLLAALLSLAAAAAPLALGAGEVWPQLLAAAILAPALALACGTLAARRVRSRLGGLTGDVYGALNELLEALLLLLLVLLQHNL; this comes from the coding sequence ATGAGCGTGCGGGGGGATGCTGCGGCTGCTTTTCAGTTTCTTTCACGCTTCCCGGTTAAGGGGGGCGGGGATTTCTCCCGCGAGCTGCTGCAGCGCAGCGTGGTGTATTACCCTGCGGTTGGCGCAGCCATCGGGTTAAGTGCGGCATTAGGCGCAGGCGTTGCGGCCTGGCTGCTGCCTGCCTGGCCTGCCGCCATCATCACCCTGATCCTGTGGGTGTGGCTGACGGGCGGCTTGCATCTGGACGGCTGGATGGACTGCGCGGATGGGCTGCTCAGCTACCGCACGCGGGAGCGGATGCTGGAGATTATGAAGGACAGCCGCATTGGGGCCATGGGGGTGCTGGCCTGCATGCTGCTCCTGCTGCTGAAGGCCTCGCTGCTGGCGGCATTCCTCGAAGGCGGCTCCTGGACGGAGCTGCCGCTGCTTCTGCTGCCGCCGGTCTGGAGCCGCTGGTACATGGTGCGGGTCATGGTCCGCTACCCGCTTGCCCGCGGCGATGACGGCCTGGCCGCCAGCTTCAAGGGCGTGCCTGCCCGGCAGGAGCGGCGCACCCTGCTGCTGGCGGCGCTGCTCTCGCTGGCCGCAGCCGCCGCACCGCTGGCGCTGGGCGCGGGCGAAGTCTGGCCGCAGCTGCTGGCAGCGGCCATCCTGGCCCCGGCGCTGGCGCTGGCCTGCGGCACGCTCGCTGCGCGGCGGGTCCGCAGCCGGCTCGGCGGGCTCACCGGCGACGTGTACGGCGCGCTGAACGAGCTGCTGGAGGCGCTGCTGCTGCTCCTGCTGGTGCTGCTGCAGCATAACCTGTAG
- a CDS encoding cobyric acid synthase, producing MEDQAAATQRKPQPAAVLMIQGTASDVGKSLVTAAIGRIMTRDGYRTAPFKSQNMALNSYVTEDGREIGRAQGMQAEAFGITATTDMNPILLKPSGEMSAQIVVHGVPHTALSAREYREKFLPEAKSTVMDALGRLRAAYDIVLMEGAGSPAEINLKARDIVNMNLAGWADAPVLLVADIDRGGVFAFLVGTLELLEPHERARVKGFIINKFRGDLSLLQPGLDWLEQRTGIPVLGVLPFLPRLRIEAEDSVVLEGTSGRLHAERGKELDVAVIRYPRISNFTDFDPLEDEPDTAVRYVSTAVELGTPDVIILPGTKNTAADLDYLREQGFPEAIAAALNQGTRQLAGICGGYQMLGLKLLDPHAVESAEPGEREGLGFLPLSTSFLRQKTTVRATGLLAQDHPLPLYGGEAASATAAELPVEGYEIHMGTTTNHDPASVRSLFQLKGPDGSMQQEGWGTPEGRVWGTYLHGLFHNDALRRAWLDGLRQSKGLAPLGQTFSAAALREQEFDRLADTVRASLDMAAIYEIMGVSQQGR from the coding sequence ATGGAAGATCAAGCAGCAGCAACACAAAGGAAGCCGCAGCCTGCGGCCGTGCTGATGATCCAGGGCACGGCCTCGGATGTCGGGAAGAGTCTGGTGACCGCGGCCATCGGGCGGATTATGACCCGGGACGGATACCGCACGGCACCGTTTAAGTCGCAGAACATGGCGCTGAATTCCTATGTTACTGAGGACGGCAGGGAAATTGGCCGTGCCCAGGGTATGCAGGCCGAAGCGTTCGGCATTACCGCCACCACGGACATGAATCCGATTCTGCTGAAGCCCTCAGGCGAGATGAGTGCCCAGATTGTGGTGCACGGCGTGCCGCATACAGCGCTGAGTGCGCGCGAATACCGGGAGAAGTTTCTGCCCGAAGCTAAAAGCACGGTGATGGATGCGCTTGGACGGCTGCGGGCGGCCTATGATATCGTGCTGATGGAAGGCGCAGGCAGTCCGGCGGAAATCAACCTGAAGGCCAGGGACATCGTCAATATGAACCTCGCAGGCTGGGCGGATGCTCCGGTACTACTGGTTGCCGACATCGACAGAGGGGGTGTGTTTGCCTTTCTGGTCGGCACGCTGGAGCTGTTGGAGCCGCATGAACGGGCCCGTGTCAAAGGCTTCATCATCAATAAGTTCCGCGGCGACCTGTCGCTGCTGCAGCCCGGACTCGATTGGCTGGAGCAGCGGACAGGCATCCCGGTGCTCGGGGTGCTGCCTTTTCTTCCGCGCCTGCGGATTGAAGCCGAGGATTCCGTGGTTCTGGAAGGAACCTCGGGCCGTCTGCATGCGGAACGGGGGAAAGAGCTGGATGTCGCCGTTATCCGCTACCCGAGAATCTCTAACTTCACCGATTTTGATCCGCTGGAGGACGAACCGGATACGGCTGTGCGTTATGTAAGCACCGCTGTAGAGCTGGGGACACCGGATGTCATCATCCTGCCGGGCACGAAGAACACAGCCGCCGATCTGGATTATCTGCGGGAGCAGGGCTTCCCGGAAGCTATCGCAGCCGCGCTGAACCAGGGAACCCGGCAGCTTGCAGGAATTTGCGGAGGATACCAGATGCTGGGCTTGAAGCTTCTTGATCCGCATGCTGTAGAAAGTGCAGAACCCGGCGAAAGGGAGGGACTTGGGTTTTTGCCGCTGTCGACCTCTTTTCTGCGGCAGAAGACCACCGTCCGTGCCACCGGCCTGCTGGCTCAGGATCATCCGCTGCCACTCTACGGCGGGGAAGCGGCTTCCGCTACGGCAGCAGAGCTGCCCGTGGAAGGATACGAAATCCATATGGGCACAACCACAAACCATGACCCTGCATCGGTCAGAAGCCTTTTCCAGCTGAAAGGACCGGATGGAAGTATGCAGCAAGAAGGCTGGGGAACGCCGGAAGGACGGGTCTGGGGAACCTATCTGCATGGATTGTTTCATAATGATGCCTTGCGCAGAGCCTGGCTTGACGGCCTGAGGCAATCTAAAGGACTTGCACCGCTGGGGCAGACTTTCTCGGCAGCGGCGCTGCGCGAGCAGGAGTTCGACCGGCTGGCGGATACCGTGCGCGCGAGCCTTGACATGGCTGCCATCTATGAGATCATGGGTGTATCTCAGCAAGGGAGGTAA
- a CDS encoding YnfA family protein, with translation MVIAILLFIVAGLAEIGGGYLVWLWLREARPLWYGMVGALILVAYGIIPTLQKFPSFGRVYAAYGGVFIVLAVLWGWLVDKKTPDLYDWLGAGICVIGVSVILWAPRH, from the coding sequence ATGGTCATTGCGATTCTGCTCTTTATTGTTGCCGGCCTGGCCGAAATTGGCGGCGGCTACCTGGTCTGGCTGTGGCTGCGGGAAGCACGGCCGCTCTGGTATGGAATGGTTGGAGCGCTGATCCTCGTGGCGTACGGCATCATTCCCACCCTGCAGAAGTTTCCTTCCTTCGGCAGGGTCTATGCCGCCTATGGCGGCGTGTTCATCGTGCTGGCCGTGCTGTGGGGCTGGCTGGTCGATAAAAAAACACCCGATCTCTATGACTGGCTGGGTGCCGGCATATGTGTAATCGGCGTGTCTGTCATTTTGTGGGCGCCAAGACATTGA
- a CDS encoding carbohydrate-binding protein: MFKKMNKSLSILVLAAVFVLTFAQSVFASDQPVQLTSANLYLYKFGYVGFSGNIEVSNLGNPKTVTIHYTPGDGQWYDTNASYQGPTDSTHEKWSFIVSTDNISNNNPQLTNAQTIQFAIKYEVNGQTYWDNNNGQNYSVSRFNESSTILGKPNVFRAYDDLYENTFSGSVYVKNLVSSKEVKIKYTTDNWNTTREGFASYSIPANSDGSVEIWGFSFNNIDPSVTQIQYAISYTANGQTYWDNNYGNNYTVNRR, translated from the coding sequence ATGTTCAAGAAGATGAATAAGAGTTTATCGATTTTGGTTTTGGCAGCTGTTTTTGTGCTAACGTTTGCGCAATCTGTCTTTGCCAGTGACCAGCCTGTTCAACTGACTTCAGCCAATCTATATCTTTACAAGTTTGGATACGTTGGATTCAGCGGCAATATCGAAGTAAGCAACCTGGGCAACCCAAAAACTGTAACTATTCACTATACTCCTGGAGACGGTCAGTGGTATGATACGAACGCCTCTTATCAAGGCCCAACGGACTCCACGCATGAAAAATGGAGTTTTATAGTTTCCACCGATAACATTAGCAATAATAATCCGCAGCTCACAAATGCCCAAACGATTCAATTTGCAATTAAGTATGAAGTCAATGGACAAACTTATTGGGACAATAACAACGGACAAAACTATTCCGTCAGCCGTTTTAATGAAAGTTCAACCATTCTTGGTAAACCGAACGTTTTTCGCGCTTACGATGATTTATATGAGAACACATTCTCGGGTAGTGTATATGTCAAAAATTTAGTCTCCAGCAAAGAGGTTAAAATCAAATATACAACCGATAACTGGAATACAACCAGGGAAGGGTTCGCCAGCTACTCCATACCGGCGAACTCCGATGGCAGCGTAGAAATCTGGGGTTTCAGCTTTAATAATATTGACCCAAGTGTTACGCAAATTCAGTACGCTATCTCCTACACCGCAAATGGACAAACGTATTGGGATAATAATTACGGGAACAACTACACAGTAAATCGCCGTTAA
- a CDS encoding transposase: MVKSSTGHTTQPRITGRAQPESVFGQLKNNRGFRRFLLRGMEKVMLEVGWLSLAHNLLKQAVMDQKQKAAILQ; the protein is encoded by the coding sequence TTGGTAAAATCGAGTACTGGACATACAACACAGCCGAGGATCACTGGACGTGCCCAGCCGGAAAGTGTATTTGGACAACTGAAGAACAACCGGGGGTTCCGGCGATTTCTGCTTCGCGGCATGGAGAAAGTGATGCTAGAAGTCGGTTGGCTTTCGCTCGCCCATAATCTATTGAAGCAAGCTGTAATGGACCAAAAACAGAAAGCAGCGATTCTCCAATAA
- a CDS encoding methyl-accepting chemotaxis protein: protein MFQVKKSISRKFTRLLFVVLLLSSVLLSTSFYFISINTINSYVMPQINKLLTSAAQDIYKNMNATHAQQTLNKNEQSRTTLEFYFQDKRKQHDLETIFLIDLKEGKATVLTADHGAGLKPDESIEVQPAMEQAAKGKAGLSEIYSDSHGIHKTAYVGVPGTTMVIGASSDVAFVKDKMSSILWTSAGITLAVLIVGVGSALLMTRRITHPITQLAAYSNKLAGGDFTQQLEIKGSDEVGQLAESFRTMSQQLKEMIGQVLDTSSIVVADSNDLKGRTDILNGMAEQSSLSVAEIGKGSAAIAGSAQDNSRAMDEINTGIQHIASAAGEVTEQIIEASEEATGGNDIAQSAVEQMRQVAEASVKSLEQFRIMNERSLQIGEVVQGITEITKQIQMLSLNASIEAARAGEHGRGFAVVAGEVRKLSEQSKESNEQIREFLLSLQEDMNRSVEEMNHVNAEVASGVGKVAEAGNAFSHLLILIQSINHSIQSVSAATQQISAGTEEVSASVEETAQITSKSRQNADTLAANSERQRQELEVHAQTVEHLYQQAVKLQQAVQQFKI, encoded by the coding sequence TACTAAGTACCAGCTTTTATTTCATATCCATCAATACCATCAACAGCTATGTCATGCCGCAGATCAACAAGCTTCTGACATCCGCCGCCCAGGACATTTATAAAAATATGAATGCGACACATGCCCAGCAGACTCTGAACAAAAACGAGCAATCGAGGACAACGCTCGAATTTTATTTCCAGGATAAACGAAAACAGCATGATCTGGAAACCATCTTTCTCATCGATTTGAAGGAAGGCAAAGCCACCGTGCTGACCGCAGATCACGGAGCCGGGCTGAAGCCGGATGAGAGCATCGAGGTCCAGCCAGCCATGGAACAGGCCGCCAAAGGAAAGGCCGGACTCAGTGAAATCTATAGTGACAGTCATGGTATACATAAGACCGCGTATGTCGGTGTTCCCGGCACTACGATGGTCATCGGGGCAAGTTCGGATGTCGCTTTTGTCAAAGATAAAATGAGCAGTATCCTGTGGACCAGCGCCGGAATCACTTTGGCCGTACTGATCGTCGGTGTGGGCTCTGCGCTGCTTATGACCCGCAGAATTACCCACCCGATCACACAGCTTGCGGCCTACAGCAACAAGCTGGCAGGCGGCGATTTCACCCAGCAGCTGGAGATTAAAGGCAGTGACGAGGTAGGCCAGCTCGCCGAGAGCTTCCGGACCATGAGCCAGCAGCTGAAGGAGATGATCGGACAGGTGCTGGATACCTCCAGTATCGTGGTCGCAGACTCCAATGATCTGAAGGGCCGCACCGACATTCTGAACGGAATGGCTGAACAATCCTCCCTGTCCGTTGCTGAGATCGGCAAAGGCAGTGCTGCCATTGCGGGCAGTGCGCAGGATAATTCCCGGGCCATGGATGAGATTAATACCGGCATCCAGCATATTGCTTCAGCGGCCGGTGAGGTTACCGAACAGATTATCGAGGCTTCTGAAGAGGCAACAGGCGGAAACGACATAGCCCAAAGCGCCGTCGAGCAGATGCGCCAGGTGGCAGAGGCTTCTGTGAAATCACTGGAGCAGTTCCGCATTATGAACGAGCGTTCGCTGCAGATCGGTGAGGTTGTCCAGGGCATTACGGAAATCACCAAGCAAATTCAAATGCTCTCGCTGAATGCTTCGATAGAAGCCGCGCGGGCGGGCGAGCATGGCCGCGGCTTTGCGGTGGTTGCCGGGGAGGTCCGCAAGCTGTCCGAGCAATCCAAGGAATCCAATGAGCAAATCCGTGAGTTCCTGCTCAGCCTGCAGGAGGATATGAACCGGTCGGTGGAAGAAATGAATCACGTGAACGCCGAGGTGGCTTCCGGGGTGGGCAAAGTGGCCGAAGCCGGAAATGCTTTTAGCCATCTGCTGATTCTGATTCAGAGCATTAACCACAGCATTCAGTCCGTATCCGCCGCCACACAGCAGATTTCGGCAGGCACCGAGGAGGTCAGCGCTTCTGTAGAGGAAACGGCCCAGATCACTTCCAAGTCCCGGCAAAATGCCGATACCCTCGCCGCCAACTCCGAACGCCAGCGCCAGGAGCTGGAGGTTCATGCGCAAACCGTAGAGCATTTGTACCAACAGGCCGTGAAACTTCAGCAAGCCGTACAGCAGTTCAAAATATAG